The following are encoded together in the Populus trichocarpa isolate Nisqually-1 chromosome 5, P.trichocarpa_v4.1, whole genome shotgun sequence genome:
- the LOC7454366 gene encoding auxilin-like protein 1 isoform X5, with amino-acid sequence MLSNGRGHGGKHVYDGVFGGGGGGAVKPGSRVEDYREIFGGFGATGSSIPILDVPELNENGNVSSVGAQRIDYAKIFGGFGDADFGLPLEEFLAKPKKVKSSINGTRSPAEAGSRNAGSKHSNVSKDQKGSSPEPSFQRFGGVKQFNVSYNKSNPGNKNGTNGMTHVAQLHAVPGYTFLVDEVTPSKMAEGGKPARSALDDACLNVNGSKSVKEDAARRKAVSGPQPSIDTHTFRSLAEFQKKSSRPRSMSNDMPFDAFEIGLGRHPPSSSPSNSSYNNGGENTSMNSKFGVSRNDASRDALGDYSPAFSDEEIDANSDAAASVAALRKAIEEAQMKIKIAKELMERKKEGLQNRAKTSFNNGWKAQKSGVKTAERSKRSNELGDQEMHEKEDTPKQVITGLPEHNVTKASQLPQSFEDEKKSSFANNVVRKTHSMESKSTRTDSRLEEAEDWESTEEFFEAADYEEHREMPSEYEEAGNAEKMVSYDHENKWREKMTAEEKIKMPERGEETFKEHKVERELSSEEFFEAADYEEHREMPSEYEAGNAEKMVSYDHENKWREKMTAEEKIKTPECGEEAFKEHKVERELNSVVGAFQWNLYANFVKPAGELHNQEENEEKMRISNNHEEAEQTSIVSDDWEDCETKLEKLHHPYKKAEFPIREFEENGEMKELKDAQDSVETEKKQREALDHKEMENRSDEVPITDDEYDGSLDDIYEKEANVEGQQEDWDRVECGMKQGGWNLKENEEKQNDLHRGEISGEDGGIEGSAKLEELKEDEEILKRSDQMNEIEKRGEKMCEGIETERIRSESHQGGEDRKAMEVTEQSLRYEGGNLETAKDEQEKKNLGESDNAWGRTTNFAAGDLKTQVLTAEENGRLMEVTEFSPLLQGTEQESKAVKDANSPEEQDCEIACLAQGFIGLDRIKKQTADVTEDLLIGENGVYFGENDVNFENKQNHHVTEYKSMPNQEKCVEDVTIELDDNGDVDICEPEVHAINEESEKSSISSHNERWSSDETESLCDPECCIEEAACEFGENNNDINESEVTANHENSFESSHDDRWVDNGINTKASQQPCIFKGQGEITEKSVEEELSQSTSKKEENCCKNLAMEEKECEDDLRKEVEVEKKHLKKKEKMKEGEVEREKERIAVERAIREARERAFAEARERAAIERAAAEAHQRSKAEVRERLEKAPSEANNKSAAEKASSEAKLKAERAAVERATAEARQRALEKALSEKAAFEARNQAEKSTAERLSSISKANGMNSRDKQYNDPGPSSSSRYPGSSNHGESANGGNGESAAQRSKATLERHQRTAERAAKALAEKNMRDLLAQKEQAERNRLAETLDADVKRWSSGKERNLRALLSTLQYILCPDSGWQSIPLTELVSSTAVKKAYRKATLFVHPDKLQQRGASIQQKYICEKVFDLLKDAWNKLSAEER; translated from the exons ATGCTGAGTAACGGGCGTGGACATGGTGGAAAGCATGTGTACGACGGAGTTTTTGGTGGTGGCGGTGGTGGTGCAGTGAAGCCTGGGAGTCGCGTGGAGGATTACAGAGAGATTTTTGGTGGGTTTGGTGCCACTGGTTCTTCGATTCCGATTCTTGATGTTCCCGAGCTGAACGAGAATGGTAATGTTTCTTCTGTTGGTGCCCAAAGGATTGATTACGCCAAGATTTTTGGTGGTTTTGGAGATGCTGATTTTGGCCTGCCTCTTGAAGAATTCCTTGCTAAACCAAAGAAAGTCAAGAGTTCTATCAATGGAACTCG GTCTCCAGCTGAAGCAGGGTCGCGGAATGCGGGGTCAAAACATTCTAAtgtttcaaaagatcaaaaaggTTCATCACCTGAACCATCTTTCCAGAGGTTTGGTGGCGTGAAACAGTTTAATGTGTCTTATAATAAAAGCAACCCAGGAAACAAAAATGGGACAAATGGAATGACACATGTTGCTCAACTCCATGCAGTTCCTGGTTATACTTTTTTAGTTGATGAAGTCACTCCCTCAAAGATGGCTGAAGGTGGCAAGCCAGCACGATCAGCATTAGATGATGCTTGTCTCAATGTTAATGGCAGCAAGAGCGTGAAGGAAGATGCAGCTCGCAGGAAAGCTGTGTCAGGTCCACAGCCCAGCATCGACACGCATACTTTTAGAAGTCTTGCTGAATTTCAGAAGAAATCAAGTCGACCTAGATCCATGTCGAATGATATGCCATTTGATGCATTTGAAATTGGCCTAGGTAGACATCCACCTTCAAGTTCACCATCTAACTCCAGTTATAATAATGGTGGTGAAAATACATCAATGAATTCAAAGTTTGGCGTTTCTAGAAATGATGCTTCCAGAGATGCATTGGGTGATTATTCACCAGCTTTCTCTGATGAGGAAATAGATGCAAATTCAGATGCTGCCGCCTCAGTAGCTGCACTTAGAAAGGCAATAGAGGAGGctcaaatgaaaattaaaattgcaaaagaattgatggagagaaagaaagaggggcTTCAAAATCGTGCAAAGACAAGCTTTAATAACGGCTGGAAAGCTCAGAAAAGTGGGGTTAAAACTGCAGAAAGATCAAAAAGATCCAATGAGCTGGGGGATCAGGAAATGCATGAAAAAGAGGATACTCCAAAGCAAGTAATTACTGGCTTACCAGAGCATAATGTGACAAAAGCAAGCCAACTACCCCAGAGTTTTGAAGATGAGAAGAAATCTTCTTTTGCTAATAATGTTGTTAGAAAAACACACAGCATGGAATCCAAATCAACTCGAACGGATAGTAGACTGGAAGAAGCAGAAGACTGGGAGTCAACAGAAGAGTTTTTTGAAGCTGCGGACTATGAGGAGCACAGGGAGATGCCATCAGAATATGAGGAGGCAGGCAATGCAGAGAAAATGGTGTCATATgatcatgaaaataaatggagAGAGAAGATGACtgcagaagaaaaaatcaaaatgccaGAGCGTGGCGAGGAAACTTTTAAGGAGCACAAGGTCGAGAGAGAACTAAGTTCAGAAGAGTTTTTTGAAGCTGCGGACTATGAGGAGCACAGGGAGATGCCATCAGAATATGAGGCAGGCAATGCAGAGAAAATGGTGTCATATgatcatgaaaataaatggagAGAGAAGATGACagcagaagaaaaaataaagacgCCAGAGTGCGGCGAGGAAGCTTTTAAGGAGCACAAG GTCGAGAGAGAACTAAATTCAGTGGTAGGAGCATTTCAGTGGAATTTATATGCAAACTTCGTTAAGCCAGCTGGAGAGCTTCATAACCAGGAAGAAAACGAGGAGAAAATGAGAATTTCTAACAATCATGAAGAAGCTGAGCAAACATCTATAGTGTCTGATGATTGGGAAGACTGTGAAACTAAGCTGGAAAAACTTCACCACCCTTACAAAAAAGCAGAATTTCCAATCCGGGAGTTCGAGGAGAACGGAGAAATGAAGGAACTAAAAGATGCTCAGGACTCGGTGGAAACTGAGAAGAAACAAAGGGAGGCACTAGATCATAAGGAAATGGAGAATAGATCAGATGAAGTTCCTATTACGGACGATGAGTATGATGGAAGCCTCGATGATATATATGAGAAAGAAGCAAATGTGGAGGGACAGCAAGAAGACTGGGACAGGGTAGAATGTGGAATGAAACAAGGTGGTTGGaacctaaaagaaaatgaggagaaacaaaatgatttgcaCAGGGGAGAAATATCAGGTGAAGATGGTGGGATAGAAGGGAGTGCGAAGCTGGAAGAACTCAAGGAGGATGAAGAGATACTCAAAAGAAGTGACCAgatgaatgaaattgagaagagaggagaaaagaTGTGTGAAGGGATAGAAACTGAGAGGATAAGATCAGAGAGTCATCAGGGGGGAGAAGATAGAAAGGCCATGGAAGTGACTGAACAGTCCTTAAGATATGAGGGGGGCAATCTTGAAACTGCGAAGGATGAGCAGGAAAAAAAGAACCTAGGTGAGAGTGACAATGCCTGGGGACGCACTACAAACTTTGCTGCTGGGGATTTAAAGACACAGGTTCTTACTGCCGAGGAGAATGGAAGGCTAATGGAGGTAACTGAATTTTCTCCTCTGTTACAAGGGACTGAACAGGAGTCAAAGGCAGTCAAAGACGCAAACAGTCCGGAGGAACAGGATTGTGAAATTGCTTGCTTGGCTCAAGGTTTCATTGGACTTGATAGGATCAAGAAGCAAACTGCAGATGTAACTGAGGATCTTCTTATTGGCGAAAATGGGGTATATTTTGGTGAAAATGACGTTAACtttgaaaacaagcaaaatcATCATGTAACAGAATACAAGAGCATGCCTAATCAGGAAAAATGCGTTGAAGATGTTACTATTGAATTGGATGATAATGGTGATGTTGATATTTGTGAACCTGAAGTTCACGCTATTAATGAAGAAAGTGAGAAGAGTTCGATATCCTCTCATAATGAAAGATGGTCCAGTGATGAGACAGAATCACTTTGTGATCCAGAGTGCTGTATTGAAGAAGCTGCTTGTGAATTTGGAGAAAATAACAACGATATCAATGAGTCTGAAGTTACAGCAAATCACGAGAATTCTTTTGAATCTTCTCATGATGATAGATGGGTAGATAATGGTATCAATACCAAAGCAAGTCAGCAACCTTGTATATTTAAAGGGCAAGGGGAGATCACAGAGAAATCCGTGGAAGAGGAATTAAGCCAAAGCACCAGCAAGAAAGAGGAGAATTGTTGCAAAAACCTGGCAATGGAAGAGAAGGAATGTGAAGATGATTTGAGAAAGGAAGTGGAGGTGGAAAAGAAacacttaaagaaaaaggaaaaaatgaaagagggggaagtagaaagagaaaaggagagaatagCTGTTGAAAGGGCAATACGAGAAGCGCGCGAAAGGGCTTTTGCAGAAGCCCGAGAAAGGGCTGCTATCGAGAGAGCAGCTGCAGAAGCTCATCAAAGGTCAAAGGCTGAGGTCCGAGAAAGGCTAGAGAAGGCTCCTTCAGAAGCTAATAATAAGTCAGCTGCTGAGAAGGCTTCTTCTGAAGCCAAACTAAAAGCTGAACGTGCTGCAGTAGAGAGAGCAACTGCAGAGGCCAGGCAGCGTGCCCTAGAAAAAGCGTTGTCTGAGAAGGCTGCTTTTGAGGCAAGAAATCAGGCTGAAAAGTCTACAGCTGAGAGACTTTCAAGCATTTCAAAAGCTAACGGGATGAATTCCAGA GATAAACAATACAACGACCCAGGTCCTTCTAGCAGTTCAAGATATCCTGGATCTTCAAATCATGGTG AAAGTGCTAATGGAGGTAATGGTGAATCAGCAGCTCAAAGGAGTAAAGCCACGTTGGAAAGGCATCAAAGAACAGCAGAGCGTGCG GCAAAAGCTCTCGCAGAGAAGAACATGCGGGATCTTCTTGCTCAAAAAGAGCAGGCGGAGAGAAAT AGACTGGCAGAGACTTTGGATGCTGATGTCAAGAGATGGTCTAGTGGGAAGGAGAGAAACTTGCGTGCTCTTCTTTCAACACTGCAATAT ATCCTTTGCCCTGATAGTGGCTGGCAGTCAATTCCTTTAACTGAGCTTGTTTCAAGCACTGCTGTGAAGAAAGCTTATCGAAAGGCCACTCTATTTGTTCATCCTGACAAGTTGCAGCAACGAGGTGCAAGCATACAACAGAAATACATCTGCGAGAAGGTTTTTGATCTTCTAAAG GATGCCTGGAACAAACTCAGTGCAGAAGAACGGTAG
- the LOC7454366 gene encoding auxilin-like protein 1 isoform X9, whose translation MLSNGRGHGGKHVYDGVFGGGGGGAVKPGSRVEDYREIFGGFGATGSSIPILDVPELNENGNVSSVGAQRIDYAKIFGGFGDADFGLPLEEFLAKPKKVKSSINGTRSPAEAGSRNAGSKHSNVSKDQKGSSPEPSFQRFGGVKQFNVSYNKSNPGNKNGTNGMTHVAQLHAVPGYTFLVDEVTPSKMAEGGKPARSALDDACLNVNGSKSVKEDAARRKAVSGPQPSIDTHTFRSLAEFQKKSSRPRSMSNDMPFDAFEIGLGRHPPSSSPSNSSYNNGGENTSMNSKFGVSRNDASRDALGDYSPAFSDEEIDANSDAAASVAALRKAIEEAQMKIKIAKELMERKKEGLQNRAKTSFNNGWKAQKSGVKTAERSKRSNELGDQEMHEKEDTPKQVITGLPEHNVTKASQLPQSFEDEKKSSFANNVVRKTHSMESKSTRTDSRLEEAEDWESTEEFFEAADYEEHREMPSEYEEAGNAEKMVSYDHENKWREKMTAEEKIKTPECGEEAFKEHKVERELNSVVGAFQWNLYANFVKPAGELHNQEENEEKMRISNNHEEAEQTSIVSDDWEDCETKLEKLHHPYKKAEFPIREFEENGEMKELKDAQDSVETEKKQREALDHKEMENRSDEVPITDDEYDGSLDDIYEKEANVEGQQEDWDRVECGMKQGGWNLKENEEKQNDLHRGEISGEDGGIEGSAKLEELKEDEEILKRSDQMNEIEKRGEKMCEGIETERIRSESHQGGEDRKAMEVTEQSLRYEGGNLETAKDEQEKKNLGESDNAWGRTTNFAAGDLKTQVLTAEENGRLMEVTEFSPLLQGTEQESKAVKDANSPEEQDCEIACLAQGFIGLDRIKKQTADVTEDLLIGENGVYFGENDVNFENKQNHHVTEYKSMPNQEKCVEDVTIELDDNGDVDICEPEVHAINEESEKSSISSHNERWSSDETESLCDPECCIEEAACEFGENNNDINESEVTANHENSFESSHDDRWVDNGINTKASQQPCIFKGQGEITEKSVEEELSQSTSKKEENCCKNLAMEEKECEDDLRKEVEVEKKHLKKKEKMKEGEVEREKERIAVERAIREARERAFAEARERAAIERAAAEAHQRSKAEVRERLEKAPSEANNKSAAEKASSEAKLKAERAAVERATAEARQRALEKALSEKAAFEARNQAEKSTAERLSSISKANGMNSRDKQYNDPGPSSSSRYPGSSNHGESANGGNGESAAQRSKATLERHQRTAERAAKALAEKNMRDLLAQKEQAERNRLAETLDADVKRWSSGKERNLRALLSTLQYILCPDSGWQSIPLTELVSSTAVKKAYRKATLFVHPDKLQQRGASIQQKYICEKVFDLLKDAWNKLSAEER comes from the exons ATGCTGAGTAACGGGCGTGGACATGGTGGAAAGCATGTGTACGACGGAGTTTTTGGTGGTGGCGGTGGTGGTGCAGTGAAGCCTGGGAGTCGCGTGGAGGATTACAGAGAGATTTTTGGTGGGTTTGGTGCCACTGGTTCTTCGATTCCGATTCTTGATGTTCCCGAGCTGAACGAGAATGGTAATGTTTCTTCTGTTGGTGCCCAAAGGATTGATTACGCCAAGATTTTTGGTGGTTTTGGAGATGCTGATTTTGGCCTGCCTCTTGAAGAATTCCTTGCTAAACCAAAGAAAGTCAAGAGTTCTATCAATGGAACTCG GTCTCCAGCTGAAGCAGGGTCGCGGAATGCGGGGTCAAAACATTCTAAtgtttcaaaagatcaaaaaggTTCATCACCTGAACCATCTTTCCAGAGGTTTGGTGGCGTGAAACAGTTTAATGTGTCTTATAATAAAAGCAACCCAGGAAACAAAAATGGGACAAATGGAATGACACATGTTGCTCAACTCCATGCAGTTCCTGGTTATACTTTTTTAGTTGATGAAGTCACTCCCTCAAAGATGGCTGAAGGTGGCAAGCCAGCACGATCAGCATTAGATGATGCTTGTCTCAATGTTAATGGCAGCAAGAGCGTGAAGGAAGATGCAGCTCGCAGGAAAGCTGTGTCAGGTCCACAGCCCAGCATCGACACGCATACTTTTAGAAGTCTTGCTGAATTTCAGAAGAAATCAAGTCGACCTAGATCCATGTCGAATGATATGCCATTTGATGCATTTGAAATTGGCCTAGGTAGACATCCACCTTCAAGTTCACCATCTAACTCCAGTTATAATAATGGTGGTGAAAATACATCAATGAATTCAAAGTTTGGCGTTTCTAGAAATGATGCTTCCAGAGATGCATTGGGTGATTATTCACCAGCTTTCTCTGATGAGGAAATAGATGCAAATTCAGATGCTGCCGCCTCAGTAGCTGCACTTAGAAAGGCAATAGAGGAGGctcaaatgaaaattaaaattgcaaaagaattgatggagagaaagaaagaggggcTTCAAAATCGTGCAAAGACAAGCTTTAATAACGGCTGGAAAGCTCAGAAAAGTGGGGTTAAAACTGCAGAAAGATCAAAAAGATCCAATGAGCTGGGGGATCAGGAAATGCATGAAAAAGAGGATACTCCAAAGCAAGTAATTACTGGCTTACCAGAGCATAATGTGACAAAAGCAAGCCAACTACCCCAGAGTTTTGAAGATGAGAAGAAATCTTCTTTTGCTAATAATGTTGTTAGAAAAACACACAGCATGGAATCCAAATCAACTCGAACGGATAGTAGACTGGAAGAAGCAGAAGACTGGGAGTCAACAGAAGAGTTTTTTGAAGCTGCGGACTATGAGGAGCACAGGGAGATGCCATCAGAATATGAGGAG GCAGGCAATGCAGAGAAAATGGTGTCATATgatcatgaaaataaatggagAGAGAAGATGACagcagaagaaaaaataaagacgCCAGAGTGCGGCGAGGAAGCTTTTAAGGAGCACAAG GTCGAGAGAGAACTAAATTCAGTGGTAGGAGCATTTCAGTGGAATTTATATGCAAACTTCGTTAAGCCAGCTGGAGAGCTTCATAACCAGGAAGAAAACGAGGAGAAAATGAGAATTTCTAACAATCATGAAGAAGCTGAGCAAACATCTATAGTGTCTGATGATTGGGAAGACTGTGAAACTAAGCTGGAAAAACTTCACCACCCTTACAAAAAAGCAGAATTTCCAATCCGGGAGTTCGAGGAGAACGGAGAAATGAAGGAACTAAAAGATGCTCAGGACTCGGTGGAAACTGAGAAGAAACAAAGGGAGGCACTAGATCATAAGGAAATGGAGAATAGATCAGATGAAGTTCCTATTACGGACGATGAGTATGATGGAAGCCTCGATGATATATATGAGAAAGAAGCAAATGTGGAGGGACAGCAAGAAGACTGGGACAGGGTAGAATGTGGAATGAAACAAGGTGGTTGGaacctaaaagaaaatgaggagaaacaaaatgatttgcaCAGGGGAGAAATATCAGGTGAAGATGGTGGGATAGAAGGGAGTGCGAAGCTGGAAGAACTCAAGGAGGATGAAGAGATACTCAAAAGAAGTGACCAgatgaatgaaattgagaagagaggagaaaagaTGTGTGAAGGGATAGAAACTGAGAGGATAAGATCAGAGAGTCATCAGGGGGGAGAAGATAGAAAGGCCATGGAAGTGACTGAACAGTCCTTAAGATATGAGGGGGGCAATCTTGAAACTGCGAAGGATGAGCAGGAAAAAAAGAACCTAGGTGAGAGTGACAATGCCTGGGGACGCACTACAAACTTTGCTGCTGGGGATTTAAAGACACAGGTTCTTACTGCCGAGGAGAATGGAAGGCTAATGGAGGTAACTGAATTTTCTCCTCTGTTACAAGGGACTGAACAGGAGTCAAAGGCAGTCAAAGACGCAAACAGTCCGGAGGAACAGGATTGTGAAATTGCTTGCTTGGCTCAAGGTTTCATTGGACTTGATAGGATCAAGAAGCAAACTGCAGATGTAACTGAGGATCTTCTTATTGGCGAAAATGGGGTATATTTTGGTGAAAATGACGTTAACtttgaaaacaagcaaaatcATCATGTAACAGAATACAAGAGCATGCCTAATCAGGAAAAATGCGTTGAAGATGTTACTATTGAATTGGATGATAATGGTGATGTTGATATTTGTGAACCTGAAGTTCACGCTATTAATGAAGAAAGTGAGAAGAGTTCGATATCCTCTCATAATGAAAGATGGTCCAGTGATGAGACAGAATCACTTTGTGATCCAGAGTGCTGTATTGAAGAAGCTGCTTGTGAATTTGGAGAAAATAACAACGATATCAATGAGTCTGAAGTTACAGCAAATCACGAGAATTCTTTTGAATCTTCTCATGATGATAGATGGGTAGATAATGGTATCAATACCAAAGCAAGTCAGCAACCTTGTATATTTAAAGGGCAAGGGGAGATCACAGAGAAATCCGTGGAAGAGGAATTAAGCCAAAGCACCAGCAAGAAAGAGGAGAATTGTTGCAAAAACCTGGCAATGGAAGAGAAGGAATGTGAAGATGATTTGAGAAAGGAAGTGGAGGTGGAAAAGAAacacttaaagaaaaaggaaaaaatgaaagagggggaagtagaaagagaaaaggagagaatagCTGTTGAAAGGGCAATACGAGAAGCGCGCGAAAGGGCTTTTGCAGAAGCCCGAGAAAGGGCTGCTATCGAGAGAGCAGCTGCAGAAGCTCATCAAAGGTCAAAGGCTGAGGTCCGAGAAAGGCTAGAGAAGGCTCCTTCAGAAGCTAATAATAAGTCAGCTGCTGAGAAGGCTTCTTCTGAAGCCAAACTAAAAGCTGAACGTGCTGCAGTAGAGAGAGCAACTGCAGAGGCCAGGCAGCGTGCCCTAGAAAAAGCGTTGTCTGAGAAGGCTGCTTTTGAGGCAAGAAATCAGGCTGAAAAGTCTACAGCTGAGAGACTTTCAAGCATTTCAAAAGCTAACGGGATGAATTCCAGA GATAAACAATACAACGACCCAGGTCCTTCTAGCAGTTCAAGATATCCTGGATCTTCAAATCATGGTG AAAGTGCTAATGGAGGTAATGGTGAATCAGCAGCTCAAAGGAGTAAAGCCACGTTGGAAAGGCATCAAAGAACAGCAGAGCGTGCG GCAAAAGCTCTCGCAGAGAAGAACATGCGGGATCTTCTTGCTCAAAAAGAGCAGGCGGAGAGAAAT AGACTGGCAGAGACTTTGGATGCTGATGTCAAGAGATGGTCTAGTGGGAAGGAGAGAAACTTGCGTGCTCTTCTTTCAACACTGCAATAT ATCCTTTGCCCTGATAGTGGCTGGCAGTCAATTCCTTTAACTGAGCTTGTTTCAAGCACTGCTGTGAAGAAAGCTTATCGAAAGGCCACTCTATTTGTTCATCCTGACAAGTTGCAGCAACGAGGTGCAAGCATACAACAGAAATACATCTGCGAGAAGGTTTTTGATCTTCTAAAG GATGCCTGGAACAAACTCAGTGCAGAAGAACGGTAG